From Sporosarcina sp. Te-1, the proteins below share one genomic window:
- a CDS encoding acetoin utilization protein AcuC, which produces MKKDAIFVFSEDQLGYSFSDTHPFNQKRIVMTLDLLRKIHAIHDEDIIAPRMATDSELLLAHDEKFIEIVKKAGRGEVGKEVSDIYGIGTEDTPIFQGMHEASATLVGGTLTAVDQVMEGHARYAVNLGGGLHHGFQGKASGFCVYNDSSVAIKYLQQKYNARVLYVDTDAHHGDGVQWTFYDDPSVCTLSIHETGRYLFPGTGNVTERGNGPGYGRSFNFPIDAFTEDESFLDIYRTSLREIAAFFKPDVLLTQNGADAHFFDPLTHLYGTMEIYKQIPRLAREIAEEYCEGRWIAVGGGGYDIWRVVPRAWSQIWLAMKQLPSPSGDLPKDWLDEWQPQSPVPLIGTWDDPTPLYEPIPRKSEITEKNAQMANRALHIIRNES; this is translated from the coding sequence ATGAAAAAAGATGCTATATTCGTATTTTCAGAAGACCAACTTGGATACTCTTTTTCGGATACCCATCCGTTCAATCAAAAAAGAATAGTGATGACACTTGACTTATTGCGCAAAATTCATGCAATCCATGACGAAGATATCATAGCTCCCCGCATGGCTACAGACAGCGAGCTGCTCCTCGCTCATGATGAGAAATTCATTGAGATTGTCAAGAAGGCTGGGCGCGGAGAAGTAGGCAAAGAAGTATCTGACATCTATGGTATCGGGACAGAAGACACCCCCATTTTCCAGGGCATGCACGAAGCGAGCGCCACGCTTGTCGGCGGTACTTTGACCGCGGTAGATCAAGTGATGGAAGGACATGCACGTTATGCCGTTAATTTAGGTGGCGGCCTGCACCATGGGTTCCAAGGAAAAGCATCAGGGTTCTGTGTTTATAACGATAGTTCTGTGGCCATCAAATATCTTCAGCAAAAATACAATGCCCGTGTACTTTATGTCGATACAGACGCCCACCATGGAGATGGAGTGCAATGGACTTTTTACGACGATCCCTCTGTCTGTACCTTATCTATCCATGAAACCGGCCGCTATTTATTTCCCGGAACAGGTAATGTAACTGAACGCGGAAACGGGCCCGGTTATGGTAGGAGCTTTAATTTTCCAATAGATGCGTTTACAGAGGATGAGTCGTTTCTGGATATATATCGGACATCATTACGAGAGATTGCAGCCTTCTTTAAACCGGATGTCCTGCTCACACAAAACGGAGCGGATGCCCATTTTTTCGATCCATTGACGCACTTGTACGGTACTATGGAAATCTATAAGCAGATTCCACGTCTGGCACGGGAAATAGCAGAGGAATATTGTGAAGGGCGTTGGATTGCCGTCGGAGGAGGCGGCTACGATATTTGGCGAGTCGTTCCGAGGGCCTGGTCCCAAATTTGGCTTGCGATGAAACAGCTTCCCTCACCAAGCGGTGACTTGCCGAAAGACTGGCTGGATGAATGGCAGCCTCAGTCACCCGTGCCTTTGATAGGGACATGGGATGATCCCACTCCTTTATATGAGCCCATTCCCCGAAAAAGTGAAATTACCGAAAAAAATGCACAAATGGCCAACCGGGCATTACATATCATTCGAAATGAATCATAG
- the acsA gene encoding acetate--CoA ligase, producing the protein MVTKILPVVQGEYNLGDYEATVKEFSWEEAEKQFSWYETGLINIAHEAVDRHADSYRKNKVALYYKDANRKEAYTYNEMKKMSNKAANVLRDFSSLERENRVFVFMPRSPELYFAILGALKNGAIVGPLFEAFMEGAVYDRLADSEAKVIITTPELVERVPIDRLPHLKHIFLVGEGIEEDERHIDFNKHLKEASPHFQVEWLEKESPTLLHYTSGSTGKPKGVLHVEAAMVQQLQTAKWVLDLKEEDIFWCTADPGWVTGTAYGIFGPMLAGATSLIVGGRFSPDIWYEAIQDYSVSVWYSAPTAFRMLMGAGAGPIEKYDLSSLRHILSVGEPLNPEVIRWGMEVFNLRIHDTWWMTETGAQTICNFPSIPIKPGSMGKPVPGLEAAIVDDQGNVLPPNRMGNLAIRKGWPAMMRQIWNNPEKYASYFLNDEWYVSGDSAYMDEDGYFFFQGRVDDVIMTSGERVGPFEVESKLLEHPAIVEAGVIGKPDPVRGEIIKAFVALQEGYEPSDELKEDIRQFVKRELAAHAAPREIEFKDKLPKTRSGKIMRRVLKAWELDLPTGDLSTMED; encoded by the coding sequence ATGGTAACCAAAATTTTACCTGTCGTTCAAGGAGAATACAATTTGGGGGATTATGAAGCGACAGTTAAAGAGTTTTCATGGGAGGAAGCTGAAAAGCAGTTCAGCTGGTACGAAACAGGTTTGATAAATATCGCACATGAAGCGGTAGACCGCCATGCAGATTCCTATCGAAAAAACAAAGTGGCGCTCTATTACAAAGATGCGAATCGGAAAGAAGCATATACGTATAACGAAATGAAAAAAATGTCCAACAAGGCAGCCAACGTGCTCCGGGACTTTTCATCCTTGGAAAGGGAGAATCGTGTTTTTGTATTCATGCCCCGCTCTCCTGAATTGTATTTTGCTATTTTAGGAGCTTTGAAAAATGGCGCCATCGTCGGACCTCTGTTTGAAGCATTCATGGAAGGGGCGGTATACGACCGGCTTGCCGACAGTGAGGCCAAAGTGATCATTACGACACCTGAGCTAGTGGAACGAGTGCCGATCGACCGTTTGCCCCATTTGAAGCATATCTTCTTAGTAGGAGAAGGAATTGAGGAAGATGAGCGCCATATAGACTTTAATAAGCATCTAAAGGAAGCATCCCCGCATTTCCAAGTGGAGTGGCTGGAGAAAGAATCTCCTACATTATTGCACTATACGTCTGGCTCGACTGGCAAGCCAAAAGGGGTCTTGCACGTAGAGGCGGCGATGGTGCAACAATTACAGACAGCCAAATGGGTCCTCGATTTGAAAGAGGAGGATATCTTCTGGTGTACAGCCGATCCAGGCTGGGTGACAGGAACTGCCTATGGTATTTTCGGGCCGATGCTAGCGGGCGCAACATCGTTGATTGTTGGTGGCCGTTTCTCCCCGGACATTTGGTATGAAGCCATTCAAGATTACAGTGTTTCCGTCTGGTACAGTGCACCGACGGCTTTCAGGATGCTAATGGGTGCAGGCGCTGGACCAATTGAAAAATACGATCTTTCTTCATTGCGTCATATTCTGTCTGTCGGCGAGCCGTTGAATCCGGAAGTCATCCGTTGGGGCATGGAAGTGTTCAACCTCCGAATCCACGATACTTGGTGGATGACCGAGACCGGTGCGCAAACTATTTGCAACTTCCCGTCCATACCGATCAAACCGGGAAGCATGGGGAAACCGGTGCCGGGACTGGAAGCGGCGATTGTGGACGATCAAGGGAATGTGCTTCCGCCGAATCGAATGGGGAACTTGGCAATTCGCAAAGGTTGGCCGGCTATGATGCGTCAAATTTGGAATAATCCCGAGAAGTATGCTTCTTATTTCTTGAATGATGAGTGGTATGTTTCCGGAGATTCCGCCTATATGGATGAGGATGGTTATTTCTTCTTCCAAGGTCGTGTCGATGATGTCATTATGACGAGTGGCGAGAGGGTTGGACCGTTTGAAGTGGAAAGCAAGCTTCTCGAACACCCTGCAATCGTTGAGGCGGGCGTAATTGGCAAGCCTGATCCTGTACGCGGGGAAATCATTAAGGCATTTGTCGCTTTACAAGAAGGATATGAGCCTTCTGATGAGTTAAAAGAGGATATCCGGCAATTCGTCAAACGCGAATTGGCGGCGCATGCTGCACCACGGGAAATTGAGTTTAAGGATAAATTGCCAAAGACCAGAAGCGGTAAAATTATGAGACGCGTATTAAAGGCTTGGGAATTAGACTTGCCGACAGGCGATTTATCGACAATGGAAGACTAA
- a CDS encoding GNAT family N-acetyltransferase: protein MEHKKTYNAMEIKHRNGNVIIEGPIPSSKLATLDFHEHLVAFRPPAQQHKALIEIADLPEGRIIIAREMNEIVGYVTYLYPDPLERWSQGEMANLIELGAIEVIPKFRSGGVGKALLEVSMMDDAMEDYITITTEYYWHWDLKGTKLNVWEYRKVMEKMMNAGGLEYYATDDPEISSHPANCLMARIGKRVDQESVRQFDSLRFMNRFMY, encoded by the coding sequence TTGGAACATAAAAAAACATACAATGCCATGGAGATAAAACATCGTAACGGCAATGTCATTATCGAAGGGCCTATTCCCTCCTCCAAATTGGCAACCCTTGATTTTCATGAGCATTTAGTGGCTTTCAGGCCGCCTGCTCAGCAGCATAAAGCCCTCATTGAAATCGCCGATTTACCGGAAGGCCGGATTATTATTGCGCGGGAAATGAATGAGATCGTCGGGTACGTCACGTATCTATACCCGGATCCGCTCGAAAGATGGTCCCAAGGGGAAATGGCCAACTTGATTGAGCTGGGTGCCATTGAGGTCATACCTAAATTTCGGAGCGGCGGTGTCGGCAAAGCCCTTCTCGAAGTGTCCATGATGGATGACGCGATGGAAGATTATATTACGATTACAACTGAATACTATTGGCATTGGGATTTGAAAGGCACGAAACTGAATGTTTGGGAATACCGGAAAGTGATGGAGAAAATGATGAATGCAGGCGGCTTGGAGTATTACGCAACGGACGATCCCGAAATCAGCTCCCATCCGGCAAATTGCCTAATGGCCCGCATTGGAAAGCGGGTGGATCAGGAATCGGTCCGGCAATTTGACAGCCTGCGGTTCATGAACCGATTTATGTACTGA
- a CDS encoding acetoin utilization AcuB family protein, producing MLVEEIMKKEVVTLTTAHTVRDALQIMRDHKIRHLPILNDGKLVGVVSDRDLKQAAPALLAEPDQQPLDLPLTKIMTSNPITGHPMDFVEESAVLFYEHQIGCLPIVSGGRLVGIITETDLLYNYIELTGAHQPGSQIEVRVPNVPGILFEVSKVFHEQNTNVLSVLVYPDKENKDNKILVIRIKTMNPLQTIQGLKESGFEVLWPNFPGAQQ from the coding sequence ATGCTAGTTGAAGAAATCATGAAAAAAGAAGTCGTCACACTGACAACGGCGCACACTGTCCGCGACGCATTGCAGATCATGCGCGACCACAAGATACGCCATCTGCCGATTCTGAATGACGGAAAGCTGGTGGGCGTTGTTTCCGATCGAGATTTAAAGCAGGCGGCCCCAGCTCTGCTTGCGGAACCCGATCAGCAACCACTCGATCTGCCGCTTACGAAAATTATGACTTCCAATCCCATCACGGGACACCCAATGGACTTTGTGGAAGAATCAGCCGTCCTTTTCTACGAGCATCAGATTGGTTGCTTACCTATCGTATCAGGCGGTCGATTGGTCGGAATCATTACCGAAACGGATCTGCTCTATAATTACATTGAATTGACAGGCGCCCATCAGCCCGGTTCGCAAATCGAGGTCCGGGTTCCGAACGTGCCGGGCATTCTATTTGAGGTATCCAAAGTGTTCCATGAGCAAAATACGAATGTTCTGAGCGTCCTCGTTTATCCCGATAAGGAAAATAAGGACAATAAAATATTGGTCATCCGAATTAAGACGATGAATCCTTTGCAAACCATTCAAGGTCTGAAAGAGAGCGGTTTCGAAGTCTTATGGCCAAATTTCCCAGGCGCACAGCAATGA
- the ccpA gene encoding catabolite control protein A — protein sequence MAVTIYDVAREANVSMATVSRVVNGNPNVKPATRKKVLDCIERLGYRPNAVARGLASKRTTTIGVIVPDISKSYYAELSRGIADIATMYEYNIILSNSDKRATREMELFEDHLGKQVDGLIFMSDSISDEIRKEMVSAHIPIVLAGTLESDTDLPTVNIDHEQAAYDATKKLIENGHTRIVHVSGPFSRDINRLCKRVGYERALEEAGLPVYEEYVIETDNTYDDAYDKWKLVRELSEKPTAIFAGNDEIAVGMLNGIRDEGLSVPDDFELICFEHTLLSRAVRPQLSTIVVPLYDLGAVSMRLLTKLMNGEEVDDPDVLLPYRMEERESTK from the coding sequence ATGGCGGTGACAATATATGATGTGGCACGAGAAGCGAATGTCTCGATGGCTACGGTTTCGAGGGTCGTCAATGGCAATCCGAATGTGAAGCCGGCAACCCGCAAAAAGGTGTTGGATTGCATCGAGCGGCTGGGCTATCGGCCAAACGCGGTAGCTAGAGGGCTAGCGAGCAAGCGTACGACAACAATCGGAGTCATCGTACCCGATATTTCAAAAAGCTACTATGCAGAACTCTCAAGAGGAATCGCGGACATTGCCACGATGTACGAATATAATATTATTCTTTCCAATTCCGATAAACGGGCCACAAGGGAAATGGAGCTTTTCGAAGACCATCTCGGAAAACAAGTGGATGGACTTATTTTTATGAGTGACTCCATATCGGATGAGATTAGAAAAGAGATGGTGTCGGCTCATATTCCGATTGTACTGGCAGGGACGCTGGAATCGGATACTGATTTACCTACGGTGAATATCGACCATGAACAAGCTGCTTATGACGCTACAAAAAAATTGATTGAAAATGGGCACACGAGGATTGTCCATGTCTCTGGACCATTTTCACGGGATATTAACCGTCTTTGCAAACGGGTCGGCTACGAGAGAGCTTTAGAAGAAGCCGGCTTGCCGGTATACGAAGAGTACGTCATTGAAACGGATAATACATACGACGATGCGTATGACAAATGGAAGCTTGTGCGTGAACTATCGGAAAAGCCGACAGCTATTTTTGCCGGCAATGATGAAATAGCGGTTGGAATGCTGAACGGCATACGGGATGAAGGACTATCCGTTCCGGATGATTTCGAACTCATTTGTTTCGAACATACCTTACTTTCCAGAGCCGTTCGTCCACAACTTTCGACAATTGTCGTGCCGTTATATGATTTAGGAGCCGTGTCTATGCGCCTGTTGACAAAATTGATGAACGGGGAAGAAGTGGATGATCCCGATGTACTTTTGCCATACCGGATGGAGGAACGGGAGTCAACGAAATAA